The Populus trichocarpa isolate Nisqually-1 chromosome 2, P.trichocarpa_v4.1, whole genome shotgun sequence genome has a window encoding:
- the LOC7461818 gene encoding AT-hook motif nuclear-localized protein 17, translating into MKGEYVEHHQSKHENTPNMFSKLHPRHHQHLPFSQQYQFSRESEEEDTRSTGAAATPNLTPTTQKQKLNEPNSSGGTDGATIEVVRRPRGRPPGSKNKPKPPVIITRESEPSMSPYILEVPGGNDVVEALSRFCRRKNMGICVLTGSGTVANVTLRQPSATPGATITFHGRFDILSISATFLPQTASYPVPNSFTISLAGPQGQIVGGIVAGSLVAAGTVFVVAASFNNPSYHRLPLEEEGRTSGSDGGGEGQSPAVSGAGGGESGHAASGGGGGESCGIAMYSCHMPNDVIWAPAARPPPPPPY; encoded by the coding sequence ATGAAAGGTGAATATGTAGAACATCATCAGTCGAAGCATGAAAATACTCCAAACATGTTCTCCAAACTCCACCCTCGTCATCATCAGCACCTTCCCTTCTCTCAACAATATCAATTTTCTCGGGAGTCAGAGGAGGAAGATACTCGTAGTACTGGAGCAGCCGCCACACCCAATCTCACACCCACCACACAAAAACAGAAACTCAACGAGCCAAACAGCAGTGGTGGCACTGATGGTGCCACTATTGAAGTGGTTCGTCGACCCAGAGGCAGACCACCTGGTTCTAAGAACAAACCCAAACCACCCGTTATTATTACCCGGGAATCTGAACCCTCCATGAGTCCTTACATTCTAGAAGTCCCAGGTGGGAACGACGTCGTTGAGGCTCTATCCCGTTTTTGTCGCCGAAAAAACATGGGAATCTGCGTCCTAACGGGATCCGGCACGGTAGCTAACGTCACTCTGCGTCAGCCATCGGCAACACCAGGAGCTACCATTACGTTTCATGGAAGATtcgatattttgtcaatttcgGCGACGTTTTTGCCTCAAACGGCATCCTATCCGGTGCCTAATAGTTTCACCATTTCGCTTGCGGGTCCGCAAGGGCAGATCGTTGGAGGGATTGTAGCGGGAAGTTTGGTGGCGGCTGGTACTGTTTTTGTTGTAGCGGCGTCGTTTAATAATCCGAGTTATCACCGGTTACCGCTTGAGGAAGAAGGGAGGACTTCTGGGTCTGACGGTGGCGGGGAAGGGCAGTCACCGGCTGTGTCTGGTGCAGGTGGTGGAGAAAGTGGACACGCGGCgagtggtggaggaggaggagagtcTTGCGGGATCGCTATGTATAGTTGTCATATGCCTAATGATGTCATTTGGGCGCCCGCTGCGaggccaccaccaccaccgcccTATTAA